From one Gadus morhua chromosome 8, gadMor3.0, whole genome shotgun sequence genomic stretch:
- the hs2st1a gene encoding heparan sulfate 2-O-sulfotransferase 1, translating into MGLLRVMMPPKFQLLTLLAFAVAMFFLENQIQKLEESRGKLERAIARHEVREIEQRHTQDGQRERGEGLVGAGPVLGAGLPDAEDVVIIYNRVPKTASTSFTNIAYDLCGKNHYHVLHINTTKNNPVMSIQDQVRFVKNVTEWREMKPAFYHGHVSFLDFTKFGVKKKPIYINVVRDPIERLVSYYYFLRFGDDYRPGLRRRKQGDKKTFDECVSAGGSDCAPEKLWLQIPFFCGHYSECWNVGSPWALEQAKYNLVNEYLLVGVTEELEDFVMMLEAALPRFFRGATDLYKTGKKSHLRRTTEKKPPTRESTAKLQQSAIWKMENEFYEFALEQFQFVRAHAVREKDGELYLLAQNFFYEKIYPKN; encoded by the exons ATGGGGTTGCTAAGAGTCATGATGCCGCCCAAGTTCCAGCTCCTGACGCTCCTCGCCTTCGCAGTGGCCATGTTCTTCCTGGAGAACCAGATCCAGAAGCTGGAGGAGTCCCGTGGAAAGCTTg aGCGAGCCATCGCCAGGCACGAGGTGCGGGAGATCGAGCAGCGCCACACGCAGGACGGGCAGCGcgagcggggggaggggcttgtgggggcggggcctgtgctgggggcggggctgccgGACGCAGAAGACGTGGTCATCATCTACAACCGAGTGCCCAAGACGGCCAGCACCTCCTTCACCAACATCGCCTACGACCTGTGCGGCAAGAACCACTACCACGTGCtccacatcaacaccaccaagaaCAACCCAGTCATGTCCATACAGGACCAg gtGAGGTTTGTTAAGAACGTGACAGAATGGCGGGAAATGAAGCCGGCCTTCTACCATGGGCACGTCTCCTTCCTCGACTTCACCAA GTTTGGTGTGAAGAAGAAGCCCATCTACATCAACGTGGTCCGGGACCCCATCGAGAGGCTGGTGTCCTACTACTACTTCCTGCGCTTTGGGGACGACTACAGACCCGGACTCAGGCGCAGGAAACAAGGGGACAAGAAG acGTTTgacgagtgtgtgtctgcgggggGCTCAGACTGCGCCCCTGAGAAGCTGTGGCTGCAGATCCCGTTCTTCTGCGGCCATTACTCCGAGTGCTG GAACGTGGGCAGCCCCTGGGCCCTGGAGCAGGCCAAGTACAACCTGGTGAACGAGTACCTGCTGGTGGGGGTgacggaggagctggaggacttTGTGATGATGCTGGAGGCCGCGCTGCCTCGCTTCTTCAGGGGGGCTACCGACCTCTACAAGACAG GCAAGAAGTCCCATCTGAGGAGGACAACGGAGAAGAAGCCGCCCACCAGGGAGTCCACGGCCAAGCTGCAGCAGTCGGCCATCTGGAAGATGGAGAACGAGTTCTACGAGTTCGCCCTGGAGCAGTTCCAGTTCGTCCGCGCTCACGCTGTCCGCGAGAAGGACGGCGAGCTCTACCTGCTGGCCCAGAACTTCTTCTACGAGAAGATCTACCCCAAGAACTAG
- the selenof gene encoding selenoprotein F encodes MSGEVYLLWLLSLLQTLSAFGADLTSEACREMGFSSNLLCSSCDLLGEFSLSQIQPVCRQCCQQEAQLEARKLYPGAILEVCGUKLGRFPQVQAFVRSDKPKMFRGLQIKYVRGSDPVLKLLDEAGNMEEELSILKWNTDSVEEFLSEKLERI; translated from the exons ATGTCGGGGGAAGTGTATCTCCTGTGGCTCCTTTCGCTCCTACAAACG CTGTCGGCGTTCGGCGCTGACCTGACGTCGGAGGCCTGCCGGGAGATGGGCTTCTCCAGCAACCTGCTGTGCAGCTCCTGCGACCTGCTGGGCGAGTTCAGCCTCAGCCAGATCCAGCCCGTCTGCCGGCAGTGCTGCCAGCAGGAGGCCCAGCTGGAGGCACGCAAG CTCTACCCAGGGGCCATCCTGGAAGTCTGTGGATGAAAATTGGGGAGGTTCCCCCAAGTCCAAG CCTTCGTCCGGAGTGACAAGCCAAAGATGTTTCGAGGTCTTCAGATCAAG TACGTCAGAGGCTCGGACCCCGTGCTGAAGCTGCTGGACGAGGCGGggaacatggaggaggagctcagcATCCTCAAGTGGAACACGGACAGCGTGGAGGAGTTCCTCAGCGAGAAGCTGGAGCGCATCTAG
- the cldn18 gene encoding claudin-18, with protein MAPSVLQTGGFILGVVGAAALIAATAMNNWSVKDRQGDVVTSVYTYKGLWRDCETTSSGLTECRPLYGLLGFSGMFQAVRALMIVGVVLSVLGALISVFSLKCLTMNSMADSSKAKMSLTAGVMFIIAGVCGIAGASIYANQIVASFRQASYNPNYGGGYQGGMGGGMGGGMGGGMGGIPRYTFGPGLFVAWISSGVLLVAGVLKSLAFKGIMDENKSSYPGVAYKPKPQSKAEHDDPEPKREMHKYV; from the exons atGGCGCCCTCGGTGCTGCAGACGGGCGGCTTCATACTGGGCGTGGTCGGCGCGGCCGCTCTCATCGCCGCCACCGCCATGAACAACTGGAGCGTGAAGGACCGGCAGGGCGACGTGGTGACCTCGGTGTACACCTACAAGGGCCTGTGGCGGGACTGCGAGACCACCTCCTCCGGCCTCACCGAGTGCCGGCCCCTCTACGGCCTGCTGGGCTTCTCAG GCATGTTCCAGGCAGTGCGGGCGCTCATGATCGTGGGTGTGGTCCTGAGCGTGCTCGGGGCGCTGATCTCCGTTTTTTCCTTGAAGTGTCTCACCATGAACAGCATGGCCGACTCCTCCAAGGCCAAGATGAGCCTCACCGCCGGCGTCATGTTCATCATCGCTG gtGTGTGTGGCATTGCGGGGGCGTCTATCTATGCCAACCAGATCGTGGCCAGCTTCAGGCAGGCCAGCTACAACCCTAACTACGGTGGGGGATACCAGGGGGGCATGGGAGGAGGAATGGGAGGAGGAATGGGCGGAGGAATGGGAGGAATACCAAG GTACACCTTCGGCCCGGGGCTGTTCGTGGCCTGGATCTCCAGCGGGGTGCTGCTGGTGGCCGGGGTGCTGAAGAGCCTGGCCTTCAAGGGAATCATGGACGAGAACAAGTCAAG TTACCCCGGAGTGGCCTACAAACCCAAGCCACAGAGCAAAGCGGAACACGACGATCCAGAACCGAAGAGGGAGATGCATAAATATGTGTAA